A genomic window from Streptomyces sp. NBC_01429 includes:
- a CDS encoding LacI family DNA-binding transcriptional regulator, with protein MSSRKQPGQRPTLEAVAQLAGVGRGTVSRVVNGAPGVSARARSAVETAIAELKYVPNPAARSLVTSRTDSIALVIPESESRLASEPYFSAVIRGVSTELADTDMQLLLILVRDQRERDRLIRFVEARRVDGVLLVAVHRDDPLPAFLETSGMPTVLAGRRAPDEPLSHVQSDNVGGAAQAVGHLLDRGREVIATITGPLDMDVGRSRLRGWHDAHARKGAPAPDEALVAPGDFTEEGGRAAMRELLERRPGLDAVFAASDVMAAGALTVLRERGRRVPEDVAVIGFDDSIVARHTVPPLTSVSQPTEELGRTITRLLLDEINEPTLTHRSLTLPTTLTHRSTT; from the coding sequence ATGAGCAGCCGTAAACAGCCAGGCCAGAGGCCAACTCTTGAAGCCGTGGCCCAGCTGGCGGGCGTGGGCCGCGGCACCGTCTCGCGCGTCGTCAACGGCGCTCCCGGGGTCAGCGCCAGGGCGAGGTCTGCCGTGGAGACGGCCATCGCGGAACTCAAGTACGTACCGAATCCGGCCGCGAGATCCCTGGTCACCAGCCGGACCGACAGCATCGCGCTGGTGATACCGGAGTCGGAGAGCCGGCTCGCGTCGGAGCCGTACTTCTCGGCCGTCATCCGGGGGGTCAGCACGGAGCTGGCCGACACCGACATGCAGCTGCTGCTGATCCTCGTCCGGGACCAGCGCGAGCGGGACCGGCTGATCCGGTTCGTGGAGGCGCGCCGGGTGGACGGGGTGCTGCTGGTCGCGGTCCACCGCGACGACCCGCTGCCCGCGTTCCTGGAGACGTCGGGGATGCCGACGGTGCTGGCGGGCCGGCGCGCCCCCGACGAGCCGCTGAGCCATGTCCAGTCCGACAACGTGGGGGGCGCGGCGCAGGCCGTGGGGCATCTGCTCGACCGGGGGCGTGAGGTCATCGCGACGATCACCGGGCCGCTCGACATGGACGTGGGCCGGAGCCGGCTGCGCGGGTGGCACGACGCGCACGCCCGGAAGGGCGCTCCCGCGCCGGACGAAGCCCTGGTCGCCCCGGGCGACTTCACCGAGGAGGGCGGGCGCGCCGCCATGCGTGAACTTCTCGAACGCCGGCCGGGTCTCGACGCCGTGTTCGCCGCGTCGGACGTGATGGCGGCGGGCGCGCTGACCGTACTGCGGGAGCGTGGCCGGCGGGTGCCGGAGGATGTGGCGGTGATCGGTTTCGACGACTCGATCGTCGCGCGCCACACGGTGCCGCCGCTGACGAGCGTGAGTCAGCCGACGGAGGAGCTGGGGCGTACGATCACCCGGCTGCTCCTCGACGAGATCAACGAACCCACGCTCACGCACCGCTCGCTGACGCTGCCCACCACGCTCACCCACCGCAGCACCACCTGA
- a CDS encoding ABC transporter substrate-binding protein has protein sequence MARHRFGSTLASATAAAVSLVLVAGCSSGDDADKATTKDGKTVISMGLFGVMGYKESGLLDRYMKENPTIKIEADVAGDEQTYYTALQTHLAAGSGLKDIQGIEIGRAKELVDTQADKFMDLSKTEGIDHFLPWKLSQVTAKDGKLLGLGTDIGPMAVCYRKDLFEQAGLPTDREEVAKLWAGDWSKYVEAGRTFKQQSKNKKVSFMDASSGLFNAMIYGSEKQFYDEDGKLIYQDNPVVKDAWNLAVSASDAKLTAKLPQFQPGWDPGLANSTFASTVCPAWMLSHISEKAGPANKGKWDVAKAPKGANWGGAFLGVMDKSPVKEEAQKLVAWLTAPEQQAFIFEKLGNLPSSKTAIDLPAVQNAKSEYFSDAPIGQIFGEAAKEIPNKQVLGRKDGNIKDAFSQGLQLVDKGKSADEAWKTTDERIKKLTR, from the coding sequence ATGGCCCGTCATCGCTTCGGTTCCACCCTCGCGTCCGCGACAGCGGCCGCGGTCTCGCTCGTACTCGTCGCCGGCTGTTCCAGCGGCGACGACGCGGACAAGGCGACCACCAAGGACGGCAAGACCGTCATCAGCATGGGCCTTTTCGGGGTCATGGGGTACAAGGAGAGCGGCCTCCTCGACCGCTACATGAAGGAAAACCCCACCATCAAGATCGAGGCCGATGTGGCCGGCGACGAGCAGACGTACTACACCGCGCTGCAGACGCACCTGGCGGCCGGCTCCGGTCTCAAGGACATCCAGGGGATAGAGATAGGCCGGGCCAAGGAACTGGTCGACACCCAGGCCGACAAGTTCATGGATCTGTCGAAGACCGAAGGCATCGATCACTTCCTGCCGTGGAAGCTGAGCCAGGTCACCGCCAAGGACGGCAAGCTGCTGGGGCTGGGCACGGACATCGGCCCGATGGCGGTCTGTTACCGCAAGGACCTGTTCGAGCAGGCCGGTCTGCCGACCGACCGCGAGGAGGTGGCGAAGCTGTGGGCGGGCGACTGGTCCAAGTACGTCGAGGCGGGCCGGACCTTCAAGCAGCAGTCGAAGAACAAGAAGGTCTCCTTCATGGACGCCTCCAGCGGGCTGTTCAACGCGATGATCTACGGCAGTGAGAAGCAGTTCTACGACGAGGACGGCAAGCTCATCTACCAGGACAACCCGGTGGTGAAGGACGCCTGGAACCTGGCGGTCTCGGCGTCGGACGCCAAGCTGACCGCCAAGCTGCCCCAGTTCCAGCCCGGCTGGGACCCGGGACTGGCCAACTCGACCTTCGCCTCCACCGTCTGCCCGGCCTGGATGCTCAGCCACATCAGCGAGAAGGCGGGGCCGGCGAACAAGGGCAAGTGGGATGTCGCCAAGGCGCCCAAGGGCGCCAACTGGGGCGGCGCGTTCCTCGGCGTGATGGACAAGAGCCCGGTCAAGGAAGAGGCCCAGAAGCTCGTCGCCTGGCTGACCGCGCCCGAACAGCAGGCGTTCATCTTCGAGAAGCTCGGGAACCTCCCCTCCTCGAAGACGGCGATCGACCTGCCCGCCGTCCAGAACGCCAAGTCCGAGTACTTCAGCGACGCCCCGATCGGCCAGATCTTCGGCGAGGCGGCGAAGGAGATCCCCAACAAGCAGGTCCTGGGACGCAAGGACGGCAACATCAAGG
- a CDS encoding SDR family NAD(P)-dependent oxidoreductase gives MTTAQHRIGSGFGARSTAAEVLRSIDLTGRLAVVTGGYSGLGLETTRALAGAGARVVVPARRPEAAAKALDGIDGVEVDELDLADLDSVRGFAGRFLGSGRTIDIVINNAGIMACPETRVGPGWEAQFATNHLGHYALVNRLWPAIEPGGARVVSVSSVGHQISGIRWDDPWFERDYDKWQAYGQAKTANALFALRLDALGREAGVRAFSLHPGGILTPLQRHLTREEMVRSGWVDENGDPVNTAFKTPEQGAATQVWAATSPALAGEGGVYCEDCDIAEPHAPDGSVPGGVSAHATDPEQAARLWRMSAELTGVDAFAPSS, from the coding sequence ATGACTACCGCACAGCACAGAATCGGTTCGGGGTTCGGCGCCCGGAGCACGGCGGCGGAGGTACTGCGCTCCATCGACCTCACCGGCCGGCTCGCCGTGGTGACCGGCGGCTACTCCGGCCTCGGCCTGGAGACCACGCGGGCGCTCGCGGGCGCCGGCGCCCGGGTCGTCGTGCCGGCCCGGCGGCCCGAGGCGGCCGCGAAGGCGCTCGACGGCATCGACGGGGTGGAGGTCGACGAGCTGGACCTCGCCGACCTCGACAGCGTCCGCGGCTTCGCCGGCCGCTTCCTCGGCTCCGGCCGCACCATCGACATCGTGATCAACAACGCCGGGATCATGGCCTGTCCCGAGACCCGGGTCGGCCCCGGCTGGGAGGCGCAGTTCGCCACCAATCACCTCGGCCACTACGCGCTCGTCAACCGGCTCTGGCCGGCGATCGAGCCCGGTGGCGCACGGGTCGTCTCGGTGTCCTCGGTGGGCCACCAGATCTCCGGCATCCGCTGGGACGACCCCTGGTTCGAGCGGGACTACGACAAGTGGCAGGCGTACGGCCAGGCGAAGACGGCCAACGCGCTGTTCGCCCTGCGGCTCGACGCGCTCGGCAGGGAGGCGGGCGTGCGCGCCTTCTCGCTCCATCCCGGTGGCATCCTCACCCCGCTCCAACGCCATCTGACCCGGGAGGAGATGGTCAGGTCCGGCTGGGTCGACGAGAACGGCGATCCGGTGAACACCGCGTTCAAGACACCGGAGCAGGGCGCGGCCACCCAGGTGTGGGCGGCGACGTCGCCCGCCCTCGCGGGCGAGGGCGGGGTCTACTGCGAGGACTGCGACATCGCGGAACCGCACGCTCCGGACGGCTCCGTCCCCGGCGGGGTGAGCGCCCACGCCACCGATCCCGAGCAGGCGGCCCGGCTGTGGCGGATGTCCGCGGAACTCACCGGGGTCGACGCGTTCGCACCGTCGTCCTGA